In the genome of Pediococcus claussenii ATCC BAA-344, one region contains:
- the citF gene encoding citrate lyase subunit alpha: MKNNVNRELPEDLMSDLHYQPYENTEIGNPDIQRVAPKVRVSTGDDKLVSSIENVVKENVKDGMTISFHHHFRDGDFVFNQVMRVIIDSGLKDLTLAPSSLTDIMNDMVIEAIKAGTITNITSSGMRGKLGDFVSHGGLKNPVIFRSHGGRARAIEDGAIKIDVAFLGVPNADKLGNANGMLGDAVFGSLGYALMDAQYADKVVLLTDNIVDYPNTPASIKQTQVDYVVKVDKVGDPDKIGSGATRFTKDPKELKIAQTVNDIIVNSPYFKDGFSFQTGSGGAALAVTRYLRQAMIDNKIKASFALGGITKPTTDLLEEGLVSKIMDVQDFDKGAADSMHTNKNQQEIDASWYADPYNKGAMVDQLDVVILSALEIDTNFNVNVMSGSDGVIRGAIGGHQDAATAKLTIISAPLVRGRLATVVPEVTSVVTPGDSVDVLVTEVGIAINPKRTDLIKEFAKLPGVPVYSIEELQAKAEKMVGTPKPIEYGDRTVALVEYRDGTIIDAIKEVKD; encoded by the coding sequence CCAGATATTCAACGTGTTGCACCAAAAGTCCGAGTATCTACTGGTGATGACAAATTAGTTAGTTCAATTGAAAACGTTGTTAAAGAAAACGTTAAAGATGGCATGACGATCTCTTTCCACCATCATTTTCGAGACGGAGATTTTGTATTTAACCAAGTTATGCGAGTAATTATTGATAGCGGATTGAAGGATCTAACATTAGCTCCTTCGTCTTTAACTGACATTATGAATGATATGGTGATTGAAGCTATCAAAGCAGGAACGATTACGAATATCACAAGTTCTGGTATGCGTGGCAAGTTAGGGGACTTTGTTTCACATGGTGGATTAAAGAATCCCGTTATTTTCCGATCACATGGCGGAAGAGCACGTGCTATTGAGGATGGGGCAATCAAGATTGATGTAGCATTTTTAGGTGTACCCAACGCTGATAAACTTGGAAATGCAAACGGAATGTTGGGAGATGCAGTATTCGGTTCGTTAGGATATGCGTTAATGGACGCACAATATGCCGATAAAGTTGTTTTACTTACGGACAATATTGTTGATTACCCAAATACGCCTGCTTCAATCAAACAAACACAGGTTGATTATGTGGTTAAAGTTGATAAAGTTGGTGATCCAGACAAGATTGGTTCTGGTGCAACTCGCTTCACTAAGGACCCTAAAGAATTGAAGATTGCTCAAACGGTTAACGATATTATTGTTAACTCTCCCTACTTCAAGGATGGATTTTCATTCCAAACTGGTTCCGGTGGTGCTGCTCTAGCGGTTACCCGTTATCTACGTCAAGCAATGATCGATAACAAAATTAAGGCCTCTTTCGCACTTGGTGGAATCACAAAGCCAACGACAGATTTACTTGAAGAGGGATTAGTCTCTAAAATAATGGATGTTCAAGATTTTGATAAGGGCGCGGCTGATTCAATGCATACTAATAAGAATCAGCAAGAAATTGACGCTTCCTGGTATGCAGATCCTTATAATAAAGGCGCAATGGTTGATCAATTAGACGTTGTTATTTTATCAGCGTTAGAAATTGATACCAACTTTAACGTGAATGTTATGTCTGGATCAGACGGCGTTATCCGTGGTGCGATAGGTGGACACCAAGATGCTGCAACTGCTAAATTAACTATTATTAGTGCACCATTGGTACGTGGACGTTTAGCAACTGTTGTTCCAGAAGTGACGAGTGTTGTTACACCGGGCGACTCGGTAGATGTTTTGGTAACAGAAGTAGGAATTGCAATTAATCCTAAGCGAACAGATTTGATTAAGGAATTTGCAAAATTACCAGGTGTTCCGGTTTATTCAATCGAAGAACTTCAAGCCAAAGCTGAAAAGATGGTTGGGACTCCAAAACCAATTGAATACGGTGATCGTACGGTCGCACTTGTTGAATACCGAGATGGTACGATTATTGACGCAATTAAAGAAGTGAAAGATTAA
- the citX gene encoding citrate lyase holo-[acyl-carrier protein] synthase, whose protein sequence is MTQSIFETGYEQDIAAVLNNRDQRSSLQKELMDKFVGQTVIATKLNIPGPIKNNDKIHQLFEWGNKQFLQMLESNDGFKTLDEIDWDLPTGPESFRVTSMSALQIKKIAIDFEDSSQIGRLFDIDVLNSEVDEGRPISRTELEMPVRNCLICDRPAKECARSRRHSVSDLQEKISSIYAKQFN, encoded by the coding sequence TTGACACAATCAATATTTGAAACTGGGTATGAACAGGATATAGCGGCTGTTTTGAATAATAGGGATCAACGTAGTTCACTACAAAAAGAGTTAATGGATAAATTTGTAGGGCAGACGGTCATTGCAACCAAATTGAATATTCCAGGTCCAATTAAAAATAACGATAAAATTCATCAATTATTCGAATGGGGCAACAAGCAATTTCTCCAAATGTTAGAATCAAATGATGGTTTTAAAACACTGGATGAAATTGATTGGGACTTGCCAACTGGTCCTGAAAGCTTTCGGGTAACTAGTATGTCGGCCCTACAAATAAAAAAGATCGCAATTGATTTTGAAGATAGTTCTCAAATTGGGCGCCTATTTGACATTGATGTATTGAATTCAGAAGTTGATGAAGGTCGTCCCATATCTCGAACAGAACTGGAAATGCCTGTTCGTAACTGTTTGATATGCGATCGTCCGGCTAAGGAATGTGCACGATCACGACGACATTCAGTCAGTGACTTACAAGAAAAAATCAGCTCAATTTATGCGAAACAATTTAATTGA
- the citG gene encoding triphosphoribosyl-dephospho-CoA synthase CitG: MRIEENSQHQSFQDLKKLVVQNAVKSMLYEVTVTPKPGLVDPQSSGPHPDMDAFNFIDSALSLEFYFNSSFIAGWRFEEDDYQTLFNQIRELGIAAEKTMFSATNGINTHKGAVFSLGVVVAASAVNLSGETFDTRKALECVKLMLQGLVEKDFKGVRSKELSELTAGERQYLLYGETGIRGEAEQGYPTVIEHALPFLMQSKGTTDQRLLDTLMTIVASSNDSNLIKRAGNNKIVEWAHQQAQEFLDLGGSLTRSGMAKLLELNQTFYDRNLSLGGSADLLIVTIFFGLMQGTL, encoded by the coding sequence ATGCGGATAGAAGAAAACAGTCAGCATCAGTCATTTCAAGATTTAAAAAAATTAGTGGTGCAAAATGCGGTTAAGTCGATGTTGTACGAAGTGACCGTTACTCCTAAACCTGGATTGGTTGATCCTCAAAGTTCAGGCCCGCACCCAGATATGGATGCGTTTAACTTTATTGACAGCGCATTGAGTTTAGAATTCTATTTTAATTCCTCATTTATTGCCGGATGGCGCTTTGAAGAAGATGACTATCAAACATTGTTTAATCAGATACGCGAATTAGGAATTGCGGCCGAAAAAACAATGTTTAGTGCCACCAATGGTATTAATACTCACAAAGGGGCAGTTTTTTCTTTAGGTGTGGTTGTTGCGGCATCGGCAGTTAATCTTTCTGGAGAGACTTTTGATACAAGAAAAGCACTTGAATGTGTCAAGTTGATGCTTCAGGGACTAGTAGAAAAAGATTTCAAAGGTGTGAGGTCTAAAGAATTATCAGAGTTAACTGCTGGTGAAAGACAATATTTACTCTATGGTGAAACCGGAATTCGTGGGGAAGCCGAGCAAGGATACCCAACGGTGATTGAACATGCACTTCCCTTTTTAATGCAGAGCAAAGGCACTACTGATCAGCGTTTACTGGATACTCTAATGACAATCGTTGCATCTTCAAACGATAGTAATCTAATTAAAAGGGCGGGAAACAACAAAATTGTCGAGTGGGCACACCAACAGGCACAGGAATTTTTAGATTTAGGTGGTAGTTTAACTAGATCTGGGATGGCAAAACTTCTTGAGTTGAATCAGACTTTTTATGACAGAAATTTGAGCTTGGGTGGTTCAGCGGATTTACTGATTGTGACAATCTTTTTTGGATTGATGCAAGGAACTCTATAA
- the glgB gene encoding 1,4-alpha-glucan branching protein GlgB, which yields MKIEQKRFEKQAYLFNVGEYFKSYEFLGCHSVNDQINMFSFTVWAPNAKQVQVISSAKDWKQPISMRKIGQTGIWTVETKDVHSGDLYKFQITDQQGNVFQKIDPYGFQFEKKPGNAAIVADNKQRKWHDQKWLKARSEKQVLNEPLNIYELHAGSWRRHKDDSYYTYAELADELIPYVKKHGYTHIELLPIMEHLLDASWGYQQMGYFAPTSRFGNLNQFLEFIDRCHQVNIGVIVDWVPGHFIKNYDSLYQFDGTPTFEYSERERAENKRWGSWNFDLGKNQVQSFLISSAMYWIDYCHLDGLRVDAVSNMLYLDYDEGKEGITNHLGDNRNLEGISFLQKLNTVIFAEHPDILMIAEESSAFPKVTAPVSSGGLGFNLKWNMGWMNDTLKFFEMDPLFRKDNFKLLTFAFMYMYDEQFVLPFSHDEVVHGKKSLMHKMPGDRYNQFANLRTMLAYQACFPGKKLNFMGSEWGQFLEWRDWSQLEWVDLKDDMNLKTQSYTTKLNELYRENESLWQQDFSPNGMNFTNTDDAESSTMTFIRQSEKSTDFIVCAFNFVPIERQKYRIGVPYSGEYELLLNTEDINYGGTWTKLEKEFHTKRIPFTGQSYSFTVTLPAMGALLIRPINLKEDINNER from the coding sequence ATGAAAATTGAGCAAAAAAGATTTGAAAAACAAGCATATTTATTTAACGTTGGTGAGTATTTTAAAAGCTACGAATTTTTAGGGTGTCACTCTGTTAATGATCAGATAAACATGTTTAGTTTTACAGTTTGGGCACCGAATGCAAAACAGGTACAAGTGATTAGTTCTGCGAAAGATTGGAAACAGCCGATCTCAATGCGAAAAATAGGACAAACTGGCATTTGGACAGTCGAAACAAAAGATGTTCACTCGGGAGATTTGTATAAGTTTCAAATTACTGATCAACAAGGGAATGTATTTCAAAAAATTGATCCTTATGGATTTCAGTTCGAAAAAAAGCCAGGGAATGCTGCAATTGTTGCGGATAACAAACAAAGAAAATGGCATGATCAGAAGTGGCTGAAAGCACGCAGTGAAAAGCAGGTTTTGAACGAGCCTTTAAACATTTACGAGTTACACGCTGGGTCGTGGCGACGACATAAGGATGATAGTTATTACACTTATGCAGAGTTAGCAGATGAATTGATACCATACGTAAAAAAACATGGGTATACCCATATAGAACTTTTGCCAATTATGGAGCATTTATTGGATGCGTCCTGGGGTTATCAACAAATGGGATACTTTGCACCAACCAGCCGTTTTGGAAATTTGAATCAGTTTTTGGAGTTTATTGATCGATGCCATCAAGTAAATATTGGAGTGATTGTTGATTGGGTTCCAGGTCACTTTATAAAAAATTACGATTCGTTGTATCAGTTTGATGGAACACCCACTTTTGAGTATTCAGAGCGTGAACGTGCGGAAAATAAGCGGTGGGGTTCATGGAACTTCGATCTTGGAAAGAACCAGGTGCAGAGCTTTTTGATTTCAAGTGCAATGTATTGGATTGATTATTGCCACTTAGATGGTTTACGCGTGGACGCCGTTTCTAATATGTTGTATTTGGACTATGACGAAGGTAAAGAAGGAATAACGAATCACCTTGGTGATAATCGTAATTTGGAAGGAATTTCATTTTTACAAAAGCTCAATACGGTTATCTTTGCGGAACATCCCGATATATTGATGATCGCGGAAGAGTCATCTGCGTTTCCAAAAGTTACGGCACCAGTCTCTAGTGGTGGATTAGGTTTTAACTTGAAGTGGAATATGGGGTGGATGAACGATACTCTGAAATTCTTTGAGATGGATCCACTGTTTAGAAAGGATAATTTTAAATTATTAACCTTTGCCTTCATGTACATGTATGACGAACAATTTGTGTTGCCATTTTCGCATGATGAGGTAGTTCATGGTAAAAAGTCATTAATGCACAAAATGCCTGGTGATCGATACAACCAGTTTGCTAATTTAAGGACAATGCTGGCATATCAAGCTTGCTTTCCAGGTAAAAAGTTAAACTTTATGGGAAGCGAATGGGGACAATTTCTTGAATGGCGAGACTGGAGTCAGCTAGAGTGGGTGGATTTAAAAGATGATATGAATCTTAAAACGCAGTCCTATACGACAAAACTAAACGAACTGTATAGAGAAAATGAATCACTGTGGCAACAGGATTTTTCACCAAATGGGATGAACTTCACCAATACGGATGACGCTGAAAGTTCAACAATGACATTCATACGGCAAAGCGAGAAATCAACTGACTTTATAGTTTGTGCGTTTAACTTTGTGCCCATTGAACGACAAAAGTATCGTATTGGCGTGCCTTATTCGGGAGAATATGAATTGCTATTAAACACTGAAGACATTAATTACGGGGGGACTTGGACGAAACTTGAAAAGGAATTTCACACTAAAAGAATTCCGTTTACTGGACAATCGTATAGTTTTACGGTCACGTTACCCGCAATGGGAGCTTTACTAATCAGACCCATTAATTTGAAGGAGGATATTAATAATGAACGATGA
- a CDS encoding glucose-1-phosphate adenylyltransferase, whose product MNDEMLGIILAGGQGTRLGKLTKSTAKPAVPFGGRYRIIDFTLSNCANSGVNTVGVITQYQPLELNAHIGSGASWGLDEKNSGVTVLQPYASSEGEKWFEGTAHAIYQNIKYIDSQNPKYLLVLSGDHIYKMDYSSMLEYHKAKKASLTVGVLPVSMEEAKRFGMMNTDETDRIIEFEEKPEHPKSNKASMGIYIFNWDTLREYLVNSFSTDNKLEDFGKNVIPAYLAKNESAYAYSFSGYWRDVGTIHSLWQANMEFLSPNNSLNISDKNWRIYSKTEALPPMFLTDTSNVNDSMVVDSCYVAGEVNHSILSQRVSVGVGSKIKDSMVMPGAVIGKNVTIEKAIIGENAMVGDGAQIIGEGDDIAVVGYNEAVGGKES is encoded by the coding sequence ATGAACGATGAAATGCTAGGAATTATTTTAGCTGGTGGACAGGGAACGCGTTTGGGGAAACTAACTAAATCTACCGCAAAGCCTGCTGTACCTTTTGGCGGACGATACCGTATCATTGATTTCACCTTGAGTAACTGCGCAAATTCAGGCGTTAATACAGTTGGTGTTATCACTCAGTATCAGCCTTTGGAACTAAATGCCCATATTGGAAGTGGAGCCAGCTGGGGTTTAGATGAGAAAAATAGTGGGGTAACAGTATTGCAGCCATATGCTTCAAGTGAAGGCGAAAAATGGTTTGAAGGAACGGCCCACGCAATATACCAAAATATTAAATATATTGATAGTCAGAATCCAAAGTATCTACTTGTTCTTTCAGGAGACCATATCTATAAAATGGATTATTCAAGTATGTTGGAGTACCACAAGGCAAAAAAGGCATCTCTTACAGTTGGAGTTTTACCAGTGTCAATGGAAGAAGCAAAACGGTTTGGAATGATGAATACCGATGAAACTGATCGAATTATTGAATTTGAGGAGAAGCCAGAACATCCAAAGAGCAATAAAGCTTCAATGGGAATTTATATTTTTAACTGGGATACCCTTCGTGAATACTTGGTTAATAGTTTCTCGACGGATAACAAATTAGAAGACTTTGGGAAAAATGTTATCCCGGCCTATCTTGCTAAAAATGAATCAGCCTATGCTTACTCATTTAGTGGGTATTGGCGAGATGTTGGAACGATTCATAGTTTGTGGCAAGCAAATATGGAATTTTTATCACCAAATAATAGCCTTAATATCAGTGACAAAAATTGGCGGATTTATTCCAAAACAGAAGCGTTACCACCAATGTTTTTAACTGATACAAGTAATGTTAATGATTCAATGGTCGTTGATAGTTGTTACGTTGCAGGCGAGGTTAATCATTCTATACTCTCACAACGGGTTTCCGTGGGTGTTGGAAGTAAGATCAAGGATAGTATGGTAATGCCTGGTGCGGTAATTGGCAAAAATGTCACTATTGAAAAGGCGATTATTGGTGAGAATGCTATGGTCGGTGACGGAGCTCAAATTATTGGTGAGGGCGACGATATTGCTGTTGTTGGATATAACGAAGCTGTAGGAGGAAAAGAGTCATGA
- the glgD gene encoding glucose-1-phosphate adenylyltransferase subunit GlgD, translating to MKQGSMCAVINLVEDWENLKPLTNNRPVGTLPFAGRYRLIDFPLSAISNAGIRNVMIEEPSSGRSVQDHIRSGKDWDMDTIRGGIFTFPYNDLDRVSDQRKEEIKYHYYDNEILYLRKTNAEYAVVVGSHNVSDIDLQALLRYHQSRGTFLTVAYKKMSITDLDPNNTVLQLTSKGNASAVVQVVEDNSKQKEQTAAKNLDIYLMSTMDLIDILHDANRKGDISGIDQLLKQAVMQHGASAFEYTGFYANIHDIKSYYDASMNILDEENFRALLYTQRPIYTKVKNEVPTFFTKESKVTGSLCGTGGYVEGTIEHSVVFRNVLINRNATIKNSVIMQGVRIGVGTTVENAVIDKNVVIGPNMKIKGTPEKPVVIQKDEHLFHQREVANK from the coding sequence ATGAAACAAGGAAGCATGTGCGCAGTCATTAACCTAGTAGAAGATTGGGAAAATTTAAAACCATTAACGAACAATAGGCCAGTAGGAACGCTTCCTTTTGCGGGACGTTATCGGTTGATTGATTTTCCTCTGTCAGCAATTAGCAATGCAGGGATCAGAAATGTGATGATTGAGGAACCAAGTTCGGGACGTTCCGTTCAAGACCATATTAGAAGCGGAAAAGATTGGGATATGGATACAATTCGAGGAGGAATATTTACATTCCCATATAATGATCTAGATCGGGTTTCGGACCAACGTAAAGAAGAGATAAAGTACCACTACTATGATAATGAAATCTTATATTTAAGAAAAACAAATGCTGAGTATGCGGTTGTCGTGGGTTCTCATAATGTTAGTGATATTGATTTGCAAGCATTGTTACGTTATCACCAGTCACGTGGAACATTCTTAACAGTAGCTTATAAAAAAATGTCTATCACAGATTTAGACCCAAATAATACGGTACTGCAATTAACTTCCAAGGGAAATGCTAGTGCAGTTGTTCAAGTCGTTGAGGATAACTCGAAGCAAAAAGAACAAACCGCTGCCAAGAATTTAGATATCTACCTGATGTCGACAATGGATTTAATTGATATTTTACATGATGCAAACCGAAAGGGAGATATAAGTGGAATTGATCAGTTATTAAAGCAAGCCGTTATGCAGCATGGAGCAAGTGCATTTGAGTACACAGGGTTCTACGCTAACATTCATGATATTAAAAGTTACTATGATGCAAGTATGAACATTCTTGATGAAGAAAACTTTCGGGCTCTTTTGTACACGCAGCGGCCAATTTATACTAAGGTTAAAAATGAGGTTCCGACCTTCTTTACGAAAGAATCTAAGGTTACAGGTAGTCTATGTGGGACTGGTGGATATGTTGAAGGGACGATTGAGCATTCAGTTGTTTTCCGAAATGTGTTAATTAATCGAAATGCAACGATTAAGAATTCTGTCATCATGCAAGGCGTTAGAATTGGGGTTGGAACAACGGTTGAAAATGCTGTGATTGATAAAAATGTAGTAATTGGGCCAAATATGAAAATTAAAGGGACTCCAGAAAAACCAGTGGTAATTCAAAAAGATGAACATCTTTTTCACCAAAGGGAGGTCGCAAACAAATGA
- the glgA gene encoding glycogen synthase GlgA — translation MMKQKVLFAAAEAAPFYKTGGLGDVAYALPKYLAQSGVDVRVVVPYYTKLFPKQYKTGLEDVISFQIDIPYRGLVYCGIKKYKLNDVNYYFIDNEEFFGRDNLYGYWDDGERFAFFQLAICRMMEVINFIPDVVHINDWHTAFVPVLLRDKFHWIEKYKGIKTLLTIHNLQFQGIFDPVILDTLFGMGWNSYTDDGAKFYDQINFLKGGINFADAVNTVSPSYAREIQTPEFGEQLDGVLRKNSWKLSGIINGIDSELYNPETDIQIKANYNAADLSGKAIDKSELQAELGLPVENVPLYGVVSRLTTQKGMDLFLDTLDDFLSRHKAQVVVLGTGDPELERRFEYYQNKYPNQLVAQMKFDIGLAQRIYAGSDVFVMPSAFEPSGLSQMMAMRYGTLPLVHAVGGLRDTVIPYNELDKTGTGFTFDDYRSNVLGEILSYSFRTYDERQTDWKALQQQAMERDFDWSNSAQDYLNLYDNLAE, via the coding sequence ATGATGAAACAAAAAGTATTGTTTGCAGCAGCAGAAGCGGCGCCGTTTTATAAAACTGGTGGACTAGGGGATGTGGCGTATGCATTACCAAAATACCTTGCACAGAGTGGTGTAGATGTCCGAGTAGTTGTACCTTACTATACAAAACTATTTCCGAAACAATATAAAACAGGGTTAGAAGATGTAATCAGTTTTCAAATTGATATTCCGTACAGAGGACTTGTATATTGCGGAATTAAGAAGTATAAGCTCAATGATGTTAACTATTATTTCATTGATAATGAGGAGTTTTTTGGGCGTGATAATCTATATGGATACTGGGATGATGGTGAGCGTTTTGCCTTTTTTCAACTAGCAATTTGTCGGATGATGGAAGTAATTAATTTTATTCCAGATGTTGTGCACATTAATGACTGGCATACAGCATTTGTGCCGGTTCTTTTGCGTGATAAGTTTCATTGGATTGAAAAATATAAGGGCATCAAAACGTTACTAACAATTCATAACTTACAATTTCAAGGGATTTTTGATCCCGTTATTTTGGATACTTTGTTTGGAATGGGATGGAATTCATACACAGATGATGGAGCTAAGTTTTACGATCAGATCAACTTTTTGAAAGGCGGAATTAATTTTGCGGATGCTGTGAATACGGTTTCACCAAGTTATGCCAGGGAAATTCAAACCCCTGAATTCGGGGAACAACTAGATGGTGTTCTGCGCAAAAATAGTTGGAAACTAAGCGGAATTATTAATGGAATAGATAGTGAGCTATATAATCCAGAAACAGACATCCAGATTAAAGCTAACTATAATGCTGCTGACTTGTCTGGAAAAGCAATTGATAAAAGTGAACTTCAAGCAGAGTTAGGATTACCGGTTGAGAATGTCCCGTTGTATGGTGTAGTTTCACGCTTGACGACTCAAAAAGGAATGGATTTATTTCTTGATACCTTGGACGATTTTTTGAGTAGACACAAGGCTCAAGTGGTTGTGTTAGGGACTGGTGATCCTGAGTTGGAACGACGATTCGAATACTATCAGAATAAGTACCCTAATCAGTTAGTGGCACAGATGAAATTTGATATTGGACTAGCACAGCGAATATATGCTGGAAGTGATGTGTTTGTGATGCCATCAGCCTTTGAACCTTCTGGTTTGTCACAAATGATGGCGATGAGATATGGGACACTACCATTAGTTCACGCCGTTGGTGGCTTACGGGATACGGTTATTCCATATAACGAACTTGATAAAACTGGAACAGGATTTACGTTTGATGATTACAGATCAAATGTATTAGGGGAGATATTATCATACTCATTTAGAACATATGATGAACGTCAAACTGACTGGAAAGCATTGCAACAACAGGCGATGGAACGTGATTTTGATTGGTCTAATTCGGCACAGGACTATCTGAACCTATATGATAACTTAGCGGAATAA